Within the Borreliella valaisiana VS116 genome, the region TAGAGACCTTGAGGAAAATTTGTCAAAAAAGTTTGCTGTAGTTTTAAATAATTCAGAGGAATTTGTTAAAGAGGTTGATAGTCTTTTGCAGGATAAAAGAACTGATATTGCTTCTTTTCAGGCCAATATAGACATTACTCTTGATTCTCTTAGTGTGAAGTTTAATGATATAAACAAAGAAATTAATGGAAAATATAATGAGGTAATATCTAATTATAGAGGTTATTCAGAAAAGATTTCTAGTAAACTTGAAAATGAAATAATGCATGAGATTGAAAATCTAAATAGAAGATTAACAGATAGAATAGATAGTCTTAGCAGAGGTATGGATGAAAATCTTCAAAAACTTAAAGAATCTTTTGATGTATCAAAATATCAAGTTGAAAAATTTGAATTAAAAGTTAAAGATCTAACAGATGATGGAGAGGCTAAAATTAGTGAGTTTGTTAAAGAGATTGAGCAGTATTATAAATCCAGATTAGAGGAAGCAATTGATTATAGGAGAATGATTGATAATGATATTATGCAAGCAAAAGAGAGATTTGGGGAGATAACAAATGATCTTAAAAATAATATTGAGAGTAAGTCTGAGTTTTTAAATGATCTTTATAAGGAAAGATTTAAACTTATTGAGAGTAATTTTGAAGAGAGATATTCTACGTTTTTAATTGAAAGTGAGGGAGCTATTTCAAAAATTAGAGATGAAATCTATAAGACACTTACAAATAATGATGAAAATTTGCAGATTAAGATTTCTGAAATGGATCATAATTTTGAGATAATAGAGCGAAGATCAAAAGATATTTTAGAGTTTGAAAAAGAATTGCGAGATAAAATCCAAGATTGTTACAGTGTTATAAATTCTCAATTTGGAGAGATTAAGGCAAATGTTGAAGAGAATATAAAAAATCATTTTGAGGTTTGTATAAAAAAGGTAAACACTTTAATTGATGATGACATTGTAAAGTATGAAAATGAAATTCATAAGAGAATTGATTCTTTACAATCGATTGAGAATACTTTTGATAGCATAGAGAAAAATTTGAATGATAAGGTGAATGGATGTATTGATAAAATAGCTAATGATTTTAATCTTAAGTATATTGAACTTGAAGAAAGGTGCAATGAAGGTCAATTAAATTTGGAGAGCAAAATTGACAACAAAATCAAAGCCATTGATAATTTAGCTTTAAGTCAATATGATAGCCTTGAGAAACAGTATGCTGATATGTACGATGAGTTTTTAGAGAGATCAAATTCTTATATTACAACTTTAAGTGAAGAGTTTAAAAATTCAAATAAAGAGATGATTTTTGAACTTGAATCTCAATTAAAAAATCTTAAAAATCTCGAATCTGATTTAAATAATATTGAAAAGGATGTTATTAGATTAAAAGAAGAGTCTTATCACAATGTTTCGTCTCATCTTAAGCTATTAGAAGAAGATTTTTTTAAAGATTTGAAAATTAGAGGCGAAGAGCTTAAATATTCTTTGGAAAACTTTGTTGCTTCATATAATGATAAAATTCAAAATTTAGAATATGATTTGTCTAAAAATTTGGAAAACAAAACAGAACTTATTCAAAGTTTTCACTTAGATATTGAACAAAAAATGAAAAATGATAAAGAAAATTTTTATTTAGATTTTACTAAAGAATTTTCTTCTAAAAAAAAAGATATGGAGAGCGAAATAGCTTTAATTGAAACCAATATTACCAGGAGAGTAGACGAATTTGTTAATTTTGTAAATGATAAGCAAAATATTATTGATTCTTGGTTTTTAAATATTAAAGATGATGTAAAAAATTGGCAAGAAAAATCTTATAGTGCAATAGAGAAGAGAATAAATCTTGCTGAACTTGGGATTAGATCATTTGAGAATGATATTCTTAATGTTAAACTTGGTTTAGAATCTTTTAAAGATGATTTTGAGATTAAGGCTGAAGAGATTTTTGGCAATTTGCAAAACGAGGCTAAAAAAATTGGACAGTCAGTTCATCTTGATTTTAAAAATATTGGTGAAGCATTAAATCTTAAAGTTTTAGATCTTGAAAAATTTGTTGATTTTAAAGTAGAAAAGATAGATGAAAGGGTTAATAAGAAAACCGAAGACATCTTGATTCAAGCAGAAGTGAAATTTTTGACTCAGCAAAAGAATCTTGAAGATAGAATTTTTGAGCTTAATCAAAAATTAGAGCATGAATTTACAATCTTATCTTCTAATCTTGATAAAGTAAGGCAGGAAATGGTTGATGTAATTTCTAATGATAAAGAAAGTTTTGAAGGTCAAATTGAATTAATGCATAAAAATATTTCAGAGTTTTCTGAAAAAATTAGCTTATACAGGACTAATATTGAGGTATCAATTGAGAATGAATATAATTCTTTTTCTAAGTCTATAAAATCAGATTTTGGTTTATTTGAGGATGAGCTTAAAAAAAGTTTAAAACATTCAACGTTGGAGATTGAAACTATAAAGAATAACTTACAAGAACAAATTGATAAATTTGAAATTGAATTCAAGAAAAATCATAAAGAGTTATTGAAAGAAGTTGATACTAATATTTTAGAACTTGAGTCTAAAATATTAAATTGTGATGTTAAGTTTAATAAATTTGTTAGTGACATTAAAGACAATTTGGTTGAATATAAATCTGATTTGAGAGAAGAATTTGAAGATAGTTATAATAAAATAAATTTTCAAATTGAGAATTTTAAAAAACTAGATGCTGAGCTTGAAAAAAATAATTTGATATTTTTAGAGGCTTATTCTCTTAAGGACAAGTTGGAAAAATTATGGGAAACTTTAAAAAATGAGATGGATATTGCTCATGAATATAAAAATAATTTTGAAAACGTTAACAAAGAGTTTTATAGTATTCAAAAAGAAACATTAGGTATTATTGAAACTTTTAATGAGTTAAAGTTAGAACAGGAATCTATTAAAGCTATTAAGAGTGATTTGAATAGATTTTTTGAATTTTACTCTTCATTTGATGGTAGATATAAGAGTTTAATCGAATCTTATGATGAAATGCAAATTTATAAAGCCAAAATAAAAGAGATAGCTGACGAGCAGAGAATTATTCTTGATAATTATGAAAGAATTAGCAACAAGGAGAGTATATTAAAGAGTACCATAGAGTCTGTTGATAGAAACTTTGATTTAATAAATGAGGTGGAGAAAAGATTTAATACTTTAAGTAAAGAGAGCGCTAAGTTTCAGAACAATCTCAAGGATATGGAAAATGTTGTTTCAAATCTCTTATTAAACAAAGGGTTATCAGAAGAAGTTTTAATTAATGCTCAAAATTTAAAGGAAATACTCTTAGATATTGAAAATAGGCTTAAAAATACTTTAACTATGAGAGAGAAGGTAGTTAAGTCTGAGACAAGGCTAGAGAATTTAAATATTGCAGCAGAAGAGAGAATAAAAACTCTTGGCATTCTTGTCAAAACAGATTCTAAATATCAAGATAATGTTGGTCTTAATAATGAAACTGTTAGGAACTCCGTAATAAAATTAATGAGACAAGGATGGAGCGCTGAAGAAATTTCTAGAGCTACTAAATTATCTATTGGAGAAGTTGAGCTTATTTTAGAGCTTGGTATAAGTAACAAGGGTGATTAAGGGTTATATTTATGAAGTCAGATTTAAATTTAATAAAAACATTGCATCCTCTTGAGATAAAAGTAATTTTAAATAATGAAAAAGAGGAGAATATTTCTGCTTCAATTATTATTGAAAAATTGGGGTTTAATGAAGGTCAGGCAAATAAAACAATTGAATGGTTAAATTCTAAAAGTATTATTGAAGAAATTTATAGAAAATTAAACGTATTTTATAAAGCAACAGAAAGGGGTCTTAGTGTTTTAAGAGATGGATTTGTTGAGGAAAAAATAATAAATCTGGTATCTAGGAAGACAGTGTTGGCTTCAAATTTAGCTTTAGAGCTTGATCTTGATATTAAAGAGGTGAGAAAAGCATTTGGCCATTTATTAAAAGAAGGCATTCTTTCTATTGATTCAAATAAACAGATTATTATAAATTGTTTGAACGACATAGAGGTTAATTATCAAAAAATACGTGTCTTATTAGAAAGAGCAAAAAGTAGCGATCTTCTTAGAGAAAGTTTGACAACCGAAGAGCTTTTATTGATATCAAATTTTTCTAAGAAAAAAGGAGCAGATTCTGTATTTTTTAAAATAATAGAAAAACTTGATTTAAGGTTTAGATTATCTAGTTTTGGGTTGGAAGTGAAAAATTTTCTAATGAAAAGCAAATTAACAGGAGATGAGCTTACTAAGCTTACTCCCGAAATTTTAAAAAATAAAACGTATGAGAATAAAAAATTTAGAGCTTACAATATTCATATTCCATCAGCTAAAACTTTTATTGGGCGCTTTAATTCTTATTTAGATTATATTTCTAAAATTAAAGACAAATTAGTAGGGCTTGGTTTTGAGGAGTTTGACGGTCCTTTAGTAGAAACAGAATTTTTCAACAACGATGCTCTTTTTATGCCCCAATTTCATCCTTCTCGTGACATTAAGGATGTTTATTACATTTCAGATCCTAGTATGCAAAAATCTTTACCCGAACCTTATTTTTATAATGTAAAATTAGCTCATGAAACAGGATATGCAACAGGTTCAAGAGGTTGGAGATATAGTTTTAGTGAAGATCTTTCTAAGAGATTGGTTTTAAGAACTCAGGGTACCGTTCTTTCTGCAAAACAATTAATTAATGCCAAAAATCCAGGCAGATATTTCGGAGTTGTTAGATGTTTTAGATACGATCAAGTAGATGCAACTCACGGAGTTGATTTTTATCAAACTGAGGGGATTGTTATTGAGAATAGTGCTAACATTAAAACTTTGCTAGGCCTTCTTGAAATTTTTGCCAAAGAGCTTGCAGGTGCTACAGAAGTTAAATATGTTCCTGCATATTTTCCCTTTACTGAGCCGTCGATTGAAATGCATGTAAAACATCCTGTTCTTGGCTGGTTTGAACTTGGAGGAAGTGGAATTTTTAGGCCAGAAGTTACAAAGCCTTTGGGCATTGATCTTCCTGTTATTGCTTGGGGGATTGGAATAGATAGAATGGCTTTAATGCACTTGGGTTTAAATGATTTAAGAGATCTTTTTACTTATGATATTGGCGATGTTATTTTAAGACGAGGAAAGATGAGATGCCAAAGGTAGAAATTTATAAAAATCTTTTTTTAGATAAAATAGGAAAAAATTTTACAAATTTAGAAATTTCAGAATTACTTGAACCATTTAAAGCGGAATTTGATGGATTTGACGAAAGTTCGGGAAAAATCAAAATAGAATTTAATGATACAAATAGACCAGATTTGTGGTCTTATACAGGACTTGCTCGTCAAATAAAAACGTATTTTTTTGGAGAAATGCCTTATTATGATTTTTTTTCAAAAAAAGGAGATTTTAAAAAGTGTTATGGTGAAATTTTAGTTGATAATAAAATGTCTCAAATCAGACCGTTTATTTTTGGATTTTTAGCAAAAGGATTGATTATTAATGATAAAATGCTTGAAACATTAATTCAATTTCAAGAAAAACTTTGTCAAAATTATGGACAAAAAAGAAGAAGAGTTGCAATGGGGATGTATAATTCTAATTTTATTGAATTTCCAATAAGTTATGTTGCTTCATCTCCTAGTCACAAGTTTGTTCCCTTGGGAATAGATTGTGAACTTTCTCTTTTAGAAATAAATGAAAAGCATCCTAAAGGATTGGAATATTCCCATATTATTAAAAATTTTGATAAATATCCGTTATTATTAGATAATAATAACAATGTAGTCTCTTATCCCCCAATAATTAATTCTAACAATATTGGATCTTTAAAGGTTGGTGATACTGATTTATTTGTTGAGGTTACTGGTATTGATTTTGAAGCAACCCTGTTGGCGTTATCTATAGTAGCTTGTGATTTTTATGATATGGGTTTTGAAATTTTGCCCGTAAAAACTGTATTTAGAGAGCCTTTTGTTTTAGATTTTGAAGAATTAGTATGTCCTTATTATTTCCAAGAAGAAGTAGAGTTTAATGTAAAAAATGTTAATAGACTGCTTGGAAGCGATTTGACATTAGAACGTATTTGCCTGAATTTAAAAAAAATGGGAGTAAGTTCTTATTCTAGAGATTTAAAAAACTATGTTATTCCACCTTTTTATAGAAACGACTTTCTTCATGAGGTTGATGTAATTGAAGATGTAATGATAGGGGAAGGTCTTGCAAGTTTTCATCCAGAGCTTCCCAAAGCCTTTACAGTGGGAAGGCTTAGTGATTTGGAAGAGTTTTCAAGGAATGTTAGAAATTTAATGGTAGGCATGGGATTTCAAGAGATGGTTTATAATTATATGGGTTCTAAGAAAGATTTTATTGATAGAATGAATGTTAATGATCTAAATTTTTTAAAAGTGTCTAATCCAATGACAGAGAATTATGAATATATTAGAGCATCAATAATTCCTAATTTATTAAAATCAGAAAGTATTAGCTCTAATTTCCCTTATCCGCATAAAATTTTTGAAGTTGGTAAGGTGGCTTTAAAGAATTTGGATACTATTGAAGGAACAAGCACTTTTACCAATTTAGCTTTTTTGATGTCCGGTAAAGAAATTTCTTTTAATGAAATTAATTCAATTGTTGCAACTCTTTTTTATTATTTAAATATTGAGATTAATTTAAGAGAATCAAAAGCCACTATTTATATTAATGGCAGGGGAGCAGATATTTTGATTAAAGGCTTTAATGTAGGTAGTTTTGGTGAAATTTCACCTTATGTTTTGAATAATTTTGGTATTTTTATCCCATGTTCTGTTTTTGAGGTTAATATCGATAAACTTATGAGTCAATCTTAAGTATTGAATGTTAATTTCAGCAATGTTAAGATTTGTATGAAAATTCTTAAGAGGCACTTGAAGTTTAGATATGTTAGAATTTGAAACCATTAATATAAATTTGACTAAAAAGGAAAATTCATCTCAAAAAGAGGTAGAATTTATTGAAGATGTAATAATTGTAGGATCTGGGCCGGCTGGATTAACGGCTGGGATTTATTCTGTTATGAGCAATTATAAGGTTACTATTTTAGAGGGACCTGAACCTGGGGGACAGCTTACTACAACCACAGAAGTTTATAATTATCCTGGCTTTAAAAATGGAGTAAGTGGAAGAGATTTGATGTTAAATATGAGAGAGCAAGCAGTAAATCTTGGAGCTAAAACCGTTCTCGAAACTGTTTTGTCTATAAAAAGGGATAATAGTATTTTTTACCTTTATACAGAAAATTATGTTTATAAAAGTAAAGCTGTTATTATTGCTTCAGGATCAAAACCCCAAAAACTTGAAACTCTTAAAAATTCGGATTTATTTTGGAATAAAGGTATTTCGGTTTGTGCTATTTGCGATGGACATCTTTTCAAAGGGAAAAGGGTTGCAGTAATTGGTGGGGGCAATACTGCCCTTTCAGAATCAATTTATTTAAGCAAATTAGCGGATAAGGTTTATATTATTGTAAGAAAAGATTATCTTAGGGCTATTGCTATGTTAAGAGATAGTGTTGCAAAGTTGCCAAATGTTGAAATTTTGTATAATTCAGAAGCCATAGAAGTAGATGGCAAATCTTCTGTTTCTTCTGTTAAGATTTTTAATAAAAAAGATGATGTTGTTTATGAATTAGAAGCGAATGCTGTATTTATGGCTGTTGGCTATAAACCGAATACAGAATTTTTAAAGGGATTTTTAGATTTAGATGAAGAGGGGTTTATTGTAACTAAAGATGTTGTTAAA harbors:
- a CDS encoding SpiroCoCo family coiled-coil protein, translated to MIDFATILVNLFVVSIVLFVYRQYDKRSRALDKIKKFIDLAKVNLEDFIEDKTKEINDLAVDMEAYQRSSIEIIKKIDEVQQKIKNKSNDFAEVEKKIAYHDSMLKDLDEMTFKVQENIQRLQVDGKIVDKLSKTLKGFNTQIDSVESNLNSVLEKFDKTNKENLESIKIASWEKFDINIKDLVLKMDNLNKEIDFYSKDLTNIEERKKDILVKGNEKLDLEFNNFLEKVEFNISKYNKEIESSFSFYENKYKLIEDSIELIMESVKNKINEKEDFILNRLNEELQNKFKDIFTYVDDRSKEIQDKLEGKLILVDDEISSMSSSFKDNVYSRINSLEELIRIEMGKYEEQVDNVFDKFRSQLELNLKNIYEDYENKISQVDKNIRERVELSLLDLNSKMESVQVGAVDLMKRLEDDSNGMYLEFKNKFGSDIEVFSESFKSDINQLKMQLESQLLDVDSNIQDKLVKLNDNLIFNFEEIDGRLNNNYSNLSDNINAKYKTLFESLDSSSSKFKDQMESKYKGFTDKLTAEMDEFSLIYGEKFDRLSQEAVNNYQEFQDLNEKLENEIGSFWNFFEKNQEILKQDFNTSLNNIKDEIGKNILEFKDRYYDEVNIFVRQLEESKLQYLNWQGEMDSNLKNIESQINKTNEEFLSLIQIQKDKGIELSENVFNDLSDHIQKKAIDMHGSWKDELIALNKSLLDIKISSEELLSSATLKIENLEKDVNDRMEYVLLKTGDIESLVIEKYKELKDMSYSQSDGAILEIKEFINRQTEIIKDKSVFMLEDLNKKFDDKNNFVISKIEECDYKLKDFKIESEDILNNFKSDLNEFIESKLQIVSDIKSDNQKQIDEFLDRISKDILNRKDSINNEVDSKLSDWQGKLNEITVKIENLLSSGKVDLDLIDSEVTTKIKELKFSIESLESYYLEKIDEFRNQGSIYSDELLQDIMNHFNKETRDLEENLSKKFAVVLNNSEEFVKEVDSLLQDKRTDIASFQANIDITLDSLSVKFNDINKEINGKYNEVISNYRGYSEKISSKLENEIMHEIENLNRRLTDRIDSLSRGMDENLQKLKESFDVSKYQVEKFELKVKDLTDDGEAKISEFVKEIEQYYKSRLEEAIDYRRMIDNDIMQAKERFGEITNDLKNNIESKSEFLNDLYKERFKLIESNFEERYSTFLIESEGAISKIRDEIYKTLTNNDENLQIKISEMDHNFEIIERRSKDILEFEKELRDKIQDCYSVINSQFGEIKANVEENIKNHFEVCIKKVNTLIDDDIVKYENEIHKRIDSLQSIENTFDSIEKNLNDKVNGCIDKIANDFNLKYIELEERCNEGQLNLESKIDNKIKAIDNLALSQYDSLEKQYADMYDEFLERSNSYITTLSEEFKNSNKEMIFELESQLKNLKNLESDLNNIEKDVIRLKEESYHNVSSHLKLLEEDFFKDLKIRGEELKYSLENFVASYNDKIQNLEYDLSKNLENKTELIQSFHLDIEQKMKNDKENFYLDFTKEFSSKKKDMESEIALIETNITRRVDEFVNFVNDKQNIIDSWFLNIKDDVKNWQEKSYSAIEKRINLAELGIRSFENDILNVKLGLESFKDDFEIKAEEIFGNLQNEAKKIGQSVHLDFKNIGEALNLKVLDLEKFVDFKVEKIDERVNKKTEDILIQAEVKFLTQQKNLEDRIFELNQKLEHEFTILSSNLDKVRQEMVDVISNDKESFEGQIELMHKNISEFSEKISLYRTNIEVSIENEYNSFSKSIKSDFGLFEDELKKSLKHSTLEIETIKNNLQEQIDKFEIEFKKNHKELLKEVDTNILELESKILNCDVKFNKFVSDIKDNLVEYKSDLREEFEDSYNKINFQIENFKKLDAELEKNNLIFLEAYSLKDKLEKLWETLKNEMDIAHEYKNNFENVNKEFYSIQKETLGIIETFNELKLEQESIKAIKSDLNRFFEFYSSFDGRYKSLIESYDEMQIYKAKIKEIADEQRIILDNYERISNKESILKSTIESVDRNFDLINEVEKRFNTLSKESAKFQNNLKDMENVVSNLLLNKGLSEEVLINAQNLKEILLDIENRLKNTLTMREKVVKSETRLENLNIAAEERIKTLGILVKTDSKYQDNVGLNNETVRNSVIKLMRQGWSAEEISRATKLSIGEVELILELGISNKGD
- the pheS gene encoding phenylalanine--tRNA ligase subunit alpha — protein: MKSDLNLIKTLHPLEIKVILNNEKEENISASIIIEKLGFNEGQANKTIEWLNSKSIIEEIYRKLNVFYKATERGLSVLRDGFVEEKIINLVSRKTVLASNLALELDLDIKEVRKAFGHLLKEGILSIDSNKQIIINCLNDIEVNYQKIRVLLERAKSSDLLRESLTTEELLLISNFSKKKGADSVFFKIIEKLDLRFRLSSFGLEVKNFLMKSKLTGDELTKLTPEILKNKTYENKKFRAYNIHIPSAKTFIGRFNSYLDYISKIKDKLVGLGFEEFDGPLVETEFFNNDALFMPQFHPSRDIKDVYYISDPSMQKSLPEPYFYNVKLAHETGYATGSRGWRYSFSEDLSKRLVLRTQGTVLSAKQLINAKNPGRYFGVVRCFRYDQVDATHGVDFYQTEGIVIENSANIKTLLGLLEIFAKELAGATEVKYVPAYFPFTEPSIEMHVKHPVLGWFELGGSGIFRPEVTKPLGIDLPVIAWGIGIDRMALMHLGLNDLRDLFTYDIGDVILRRGKMRCQR
- the pheT gene encoding phenylalanine--tRNA ligase subunit beta translates to MPKVEIYKNLFLDKIGKNFTNLEISELLEPFKAEFDGFDESSGKIKIEFNDTNRPDLWSYTGLARQIKTYFFGEMPYYDFFSKKGDFKKCYGEILVDNKMSQIRPFIFGFLAKGLIINDKMLETLIQFQEKLCQNYGQKRRRVAMGMYNSNFIEFPISYVASSPSHKFVPLGIDCELSLLEINEKHPKGLEYSHIIKNFDKYPLLLDNNNNVVSYPPIINSNNIGSLKVGDTDLFVEVTGIDFEATLLALSIVACDFYDMGFEILPVKTVFREPFVLDFEELVCPYYFQEEVEFNVKNVNRLLGSDLTLERICLNLKKMGVSSYSRDLKNYVIPPFYRNDFLHEVDVIEDVMIGEGLASFHPELPKAFTVGRLSDLEEFSRNVRNLMVGMGFQEMVYNYMGSKKDFIDRMNVNDLNFLKVSNPMTENYEYIRASIIPNLLKSESISSNFPYPHKIFEVGKVALKNLDTIEGTSTFTNLAFLMSGKEISFNEINSIVATLFYYLNIEINLRESKATIYINGRGADILIKGFNVGSFGEISPYVLNNFGIFIPCSVFEVNIDKLMSQS
- the trxB gene encoding thioredoxin-disulfide reductase — translated: MLEFETININLTKKENSSQKEVEFIEDVIIVGSGPAGLTAGIYSVMSNYKVTILEGPEPGGQLTTTTEVYNYPGFKNGVSGRDLMLNMREQAVNLGAKTVLETVLSIKRDNSIFYLYTENYVYKSKAVIIASGSKPQKLETLKNSDLFWNKGISVCAICDGHLFKGKRVAVIGGGNTALSESIYLSKLADKVYIIVRKDYLRAIAMLRDSVAKLPNVEILYNSEAIEVDGKSSVSSVKIFNKKDDVVYELEANAVFMAVGYKPNTEFLKGFLDLDEEGFIVTKDVVKTSVDGVFSCGDVSNKLYAQAITAAAEGFIASVELGNFLK